CAGGAAGCCGCCCACCGGAATGCCGAGCTGTTCAGCCTCGGTGCGCAGGTCGTCCGCCGTGATGTCGTTGACCGAGCCGACGAAAACCACCTTTTTCTCACCGGCAGGAGCTTCGGGGCAGAAGGGCACGAGCGCCTGAAGCACCGAGTCCTCCGCCTGCGTGAAGTTGAATACCAGACCGCTGGCCGGAACGAAGAGCACGGGCGTCTTGTCGGTGCTGAGATGATGGGCCAGCCCCTTGAAATCGACCTTCATGACTTCGGGGGTACAGGAAGAAAGCAGGAAGATCACCGACGGATTGTGGTCGCGCTTGATTTCCTCGATCACCGCTTCGAGCTGAGGTTCCGCGCGGGAAAGATCGGCCTCCTCGATGAGCGCCACGCCAAAGCGAGGCTTGGCGAAGATCATCATGCCGAGGGCGTTCTGGAGAAAGTGCGCGCAGGTGTGGGTACCGAGAATGAGGAAAAAGCTGTCCTTGATCTTCTGGTAGAGCCAGCCGACGCAGGCCAGGCCGCAGAAGCTGTGGGTAACGTTATCCTCTTTGAGAATCTGGCAATCGCTTGAAACCGGCATCATGGCAGTATGACTTTATAGGATGGTGCTGGCTGCTCCGAAATGGCTCCGGGCGCTCAACCCTGGAAATTGAGAACTCGAAAATAAAAATATTTTTTCATTTATCCGGCTTAACCGCTTTCCGGGCCTCGACCGACGCAACCTTGTCACCAATGGCTACCGATTTGTCGCGACGATCGTCGATCTTCATCACGGTGTAGACCCTCGCCACACCCTCGACAAAGCAGTATTCGTGAAGCTTTCGGGCAATGGCGAACAGCTCGTCCGCCGAACCTTCAACGATAGTGCCCATGTCGTTCAGCCGGAAGGGCAGACAACTCTCTTCGAGCAGCGACTCGAGTCCTGCAATCCAGGCACTCAAACCGCTGCCCACCGTACCAAGCGGAATTACCGTGATTTCGAGAAGAGCCATGCCGCTACCGAAATAAAATTGGGCTAAAGCCCTTGTCTGTTTTGCGTTATTCATAAACCCCGGACTAAAGTCCGGAGCAACTTTTGAGAGTCCTGACAAGATGGACATATACCCATACATGCCGTTCAATTACCCCGGCATTCTCATACTCTCAGGAGGGGTCCAGCCCGACGGACATTCATCCCCTCTTGCATTCATGTTGCCCCGGCTTTCACGCCGGGGTTACGGAGCAAAAAAATCCGGGCTTCAGCCCAATTTCTTACTTGAAGACCGTCTCGTCCCTGCCCGGTCCGACAGAGATGAAGGTCACCGGAACCTCCAGAGCCTCTTCGAGGAAGTTGACGTATGCCTGAGCGTTGGGATGCATCTCCGCGAAGCTCTTTGCCTTGGCATTCGAAGCCATCCAGCCCTTGAGCGACTTGTAAACCGGCTGCACTCGCGACAGGGTCTGGTGCTCGGTCGGGAAGTCGAAAATTTCCTTACCGTCGAGCATGTATGAGGTGCACACCTTGATCTCCTCGAAGGTGTCGAGCACGTCGAGCTTGGTCAGCGCCAGCTCGGTCACGCCGCTGACGGTAACCGAATAGCGCAGGGCGACGAGATCGAGCCAGCCGCAGCGACGCTTACGCCCCGTGGTCGCGCCAAACTCGCAGCCGATGCGACCAAGCGCTTCGCCAGTCTCGTCATCCAGCTCGGTCGGGAAATCGCCGTTGCCCACCCTTGTCGTGTAGGCCTTGCAGACGCCGATGATCTTGCCGACGTGGTTCGGAGCCACACCGGAACCGGTGCAAGCGCCGCCGGAGGTCGGGTTGGAGGAGGTCACGAAGGGATAGGTGCCGTGATCGACATCGAGCAGGCAACCCTGCGCGCCTTCGAGCAGGATGGTCTTGCCCGCCTTGATCTGGCGATTCAGGAAGAGCTGGGTGTTGGTCACGTAGGGATCGATCGCCTTGTCGAACTCCTCGTACTCGCGGATGATCGCCTCGACGTCGATCTCCTCCTGCTCGTACACCTTGCTGATCAGCTTGTTCTTGGCCGCGAGGTTCTCGCGCAGCTTCTCCTTCAGCACGTCGCGATCGAGCAGATCGACCACCCGGATGCCTTTGCGGGCGAACTTATCCTCGTAGCTCGGGCCGATACCACGACCGGTGGTGCCAATCTTGTTATCGCCACTCAGGCAGGACTCGCTCAGCGAATCGAGCCGCTTGTGGTACGGCATGATCAGGTGCGCGTTGTGGCTGATGTAGAGACGCCCCTTGACGTCGTAGCCCAGCTCCTCAACCTTTTTGATCTCATCCATGAGCGCGTTCGGATCGATCACGACGCCGTTGCCGATCACGCAGATGCAATCCTTGTTGAAGATGCCCGAGGGGATGAGGTGGAGCACGACGGTTTTGCCGTCGAAGCAGATGGTGTGACCGGCGTTGGCACCGCCCTGGTAACGCACCACGATGTCGTATTTGTCCGAAAGGTAATCGACCAGCTTGCCTTTGCCCTCGTCGCCGAACTGCGTGCCCACAAGCACGGTAGCAGACGCTGCCGGCCTGCTGAATATTTTTTCTTCCACGTCGCTTGTTTTTACTGAGTAAAAGTATCGATCGAAGCCAGAAGCCTGTCCCGGCCACTGCCCGACAAAGACGAATAATTTACAATAAATCTGGCATTCGGTGCACAACTTTCAATCGTGCGACTGGCTTTCGACTTTTCGGCCTGCTTGAGTTTATCCCACTTGGTGAGCACGATGCCAAACGGCCGCCCGCAATAGTCAAGAAATTCCATCATCTCCAGGTCGGAGGCCATCCCCGGATGCCGCGAATCCACCAGCAGCACCACGAGCGCGATCTCGCCACGCTTCTGGATGTAGCCCGTCAGCAGCTTCCCCCAGCTCTCACGCTCACCCTGCCCGACCTTGGCATACCCATACCCCGGCAAATCAACGAAGTACAGATTGTCGTTGATAATGAAATAGTTGATAAGCCGCGTCTTTCCCGGCGTCGAGCTGGTCTTGGCCAGCCCTTTGCGGGCGCAAAGCGAATTCAGCAGCGAGGATTTACCGACATTGGAGCGCCCCACGAAAACGATCTCCGGCCTTCCGTCTGATGGAAGTCCGTTCAAGCTCGAATAACTACAGAAAAAATCAGCGGTGGTAATGTTCATGGACGCGGGTGAAGAGTAAAGAAGCTCAGATAGAAATGGTCTGCGCCTCGTGCTGGTTGCCAAAGGGGTGAAGCTAAACAATAGCGGAGGGAAATCCCAAAGGGGGATAGTGGAACATCGGCATACTGAAATACGCTCTAAGCGATAACACTGCCTATGTCGCAGCCTAACCTATTGATTTACGAAGAATCTATAGGCTCCTCGCTGTTTCAAGTGGGTAACGTGTGAGAAGCGTATCTTCTGGTTTGCCCATTTTACCACTTTGCTTATGAAAGACCTCGACCTTTTTCAGTGAGCCTTGGGACTTGCATCGCCCTGGCAGGTAAGCATCTCATCGTTCGATGCCGAAAAGAAGCGCCTGGACATCCACCTTGACGTTGCGCCGGGCAGTACCTTTTGTTGCCCAGAGTGCGGTATTCTCAAGCTGCAATCCTTTCCCTGGTCTGGCCGTGACAGCGGTTTTACGCTGCTGTTCGAGGCGATGATTATGGTGATGGCCAGGTCAATGGCGGTCAAGGCAATCGCCACGATAGTCGGCGAGCACGATACCCGCATCTGGCGTATTGTGCATCATTACGTCGATCAGGCCCGCGAGATGGAGGACTACTCAGCCGTCACCACGGTGGGCGTCGATGAACCCTCCAGCAAGCGAGGGCACAACTCTGTGACGCTGTTTGCTGATCTTGCGAGATCGAAAGTGCTGTTCGCCACCGAGGGCAAGGACGCCTCGACCGTTGAGCGATTCCGCGACGACCTGGTGGCTCACAAGGGTAATCCGGCATCGGTCACCGAATGTTGCAGTGACATGTCGCCAGCGTGTATCAGCGGTATTGGCAGTCATTTTGTCAATGCGCATCTGAGCTTTGACAAATTTCACGTCATGCAGATCATCAATCATGCCGTCGATGAGGTGCGGCGTCAGGAGCAACAAGAGCGGCCCGAACTGAAAAAAAGCCGGTATCTCTGGCTGAAAAACCAGCAAAACCTGAAGGCAAAACAGCGTAACCGACTCGAAGAATTGTCGTTAGCCAAACTGAATCTGAAAACAGCGCGAGCCGACCGGATGCGTCTGGCGTTTCAGGAATGCTTCAATCAGCCGGTGACATTGGCCGAATCGTTTCTGAAAAAGTGGTGTTTCCGAGCGGCAAACTCAATTTCGCCCTACCCACTTGAAACAGCGAGGAGCCAAGATAACGACGGCTGGACTCATCGGGCATCTTGGGCAGGTATTTGACATCGACAGGCACAACTCCCGGCTCGTGGTCTTTGTCGCTCTTTTTGAGCTTGGGCTCTCCCTCTTCGACAGGCATCAACGCGTTCAGGTTGGCGACGCCATGCCGGCGCAGACAGCGGTTCGAGTCCGGAACGCGAGACCTTTAGGTTGATGCATTCGCGAACGATGGCCAGAAGATCATCGAGTGGCAAAAGCAACGATTTGCTGAGTTCGATGACAACCAACGCTTCCAGATCGCTCATGGTCTTGTTGAACCGGTGCGGCGTATTGGGAAGGTCGTCAACCTGGTCGCGGTTTTTCCATTGCAGGGCCGTGGCTTTACCAATGCAATGCCTGGCCGCTTCTCCTATCCTGAATTTTCCGCTTTCGATTTCCAATACCACTTTCAGCTTGAATGCTTCGCTATAACGCTTCGATTCCATCGGTCAACTCCTCTTGGTTGGTGTCAACCTTTTGCAGGACGGGACATGATCTCTACAACACCAGCGATCATTCCCTTACCTTTGATTCAGGCTCATTGGCTGTATTAGACCGCCTTCTCTGGCTTTAGCGAGATACAATGCCGTACGTGCTCCCTCTCGAAGCTCATTTGGTAATCCGTTGACAGAGCAAGCATACCAGCATAATTCAGCAGAGGTGGCCGCTGAAAAGCCTTGCCTTACCGAGCCAAATGTTTAACTTTTAAAACATTTTCCGGTCATAAGCCGGGATTCGGCAACTCTTCATCGCTATCCGGATGTCCTCTCTGCATATCTACAACTCGCTTACCCGCACAAAGGAACCCTTTAAACCCATCCATCCCGGTCTGGCGACTATCTACGTTTGCGGCCCGACCGTGTACGGCCACGCTCACCTCGGCCACGCCAAAAGCTACGTATCATTCGACGTGGTGGTGCGCTGGCTGCGTCATGTCGGCGAAGAGCAGGGCTACAAGGTTCGGTACGTGCAGAACATCACCGACGTAGGCCACCTGACCGACGACGCCGACGAAGGGGAGGACAAAATCCAGAAGCAGGCTCGGCAGGAGCGCATCGAACCGATGGAGGTGGCGCAGTACTACACCCGCAGCTTCTACGAGGATATGGACCGGCTTGGCGTCGAGCGCCCGAACATCGCGCCGACCGCGACCGGGCATATCCCGGAGCAGATCGCGCTGGTCGAGCGGCTCATCGAAAGCGGCCACGCCTACGAATCCAACGGCAACGTGTATTTTGACGTCAACTCGTTCGAGGGGTACGGCAAGCTTTCGGGCCGTACCGACCAGGAGGCGTTGCAATCGGGCGGGCGCGTCGCAGAGCGAAGCGACAAGCGTAACCCTTCGGACTTCGCACTCTGGAAAAAGGCCGAGCCGGGCCACATCATGAAATGGCAGTCGCCCTGGGGCGAGGGCTATCCAGGCTGGCATCTGGAGTGTTCGGCGATGGCGATGAAGTACCTCGGCGACACCATCGACATCCACGGTGGCGGCATGGAGAACAAGTTCCCGCACCACGACTGCGAGATCGCGCAGTCCGAAGCGGCCACCGGCAAGCCCTTCGTGCGCTACTGGATGCACAACAACATGGTGACGGTCGATGGCGTCAAGATGGGCAAGTCGCTCAAGAACTTCGTGAACCTCAAGGAGCTGTTCGGGAAATTCGACCCGCTGGTCATCCGCTTCTTCATTTTGCAATCGCACTACCGCTCCCCGCTCGACTTCTCCGAAGCGGCCATCAGGGCATCGCAGTCAGGTTTCGAAAAGTTGCAGGAAACGTACAAGCGATTGGTAGAGTCGGCGGAGGGCAAGGGCC
The nucleotide sequence above comes from Chlorobaculum tepidum TLS. Encoded proteins:
- a CDS encoding MTH1187 family thiamine-binding protein, with the protein product MALLEITVIPLGTVGSGLSAWIAGLESLLEESCLPFRLNDMGTIVEGSADELFAIARKLHEYCFVEGVARVYTVMKIDDRRDKSVAIGDKVASVEARKAVKPDK
- a CDS encoding adenylosuccinate synthase, whose protein sequence is MEEKIFSRPAASATVLVGTQFGDEGKGKLVDYLSDKYDIVVRYQGGANAGHTICFDGKTVVLHLIPSGIFNKDCICVIGNGVVIDPNALMDEIKKVEELGYDVKGRLYISHNAHLIMPYHKRLDSLSESCLSGDNKIGTTGRGIGPSYEDKFARKGIRVVDLLDRDVLKEKLRENLAAKNKLISKVYEQEEIDVEAIIREYEEFDKAIDPYVTNTQLFLNRQIKAGKTILLEGAQGCLLDVDHGTYPFVTSSNPTSGGACTGSGVAPNHVGKIIGVCKAYTTRVGNGDFPTELDDETGEALGRIGCEFGATTGRKRRCGWLDLVALRYSVTVSGVTELALTKLDVLDTFEEIKVCTSYMLDGKEIFDFPTEHQTLSRVQPVYKSLKGWMASNAKAKSFAEMHPNAQAYVNFLEEALEVPVTFISVGPGRDETVFK
- the yihA gene encoding ribosome biogenesis GTP-binding protein YihA/YsxC, translated to MNITTADFFCSYSSLNGLPSDGRPEIVFVGRSNVGKSSLLNSLCARKGLAKTSSTPGKTRLINYFIINDNLYFVDLPGYGYAKVGQGERESWGKLLTGYIQKRGEIALVVLLVDSRHPGMASDLEMMEFLDYCGRPFGIVLTKWDKLKQAEKSKASRTIESCAPNARFIVNYSSLSGSGRDRLLASIDTFTQ
- a CDS encoding ISL3 family transposase — encoded protein: MGLASPWQVSISSFDAEKKRLDIHLDVAPGSTFCCPECGILKLQSFPWSGRDSGFTLLFEAMIMVMARSMAVKAIATIVGEHDTRIWRIVHHYVDQAREMEDYSAVTTVGVDEPSSKRGHNSVTLFADLARSKVLFATEGKDASTVERFRDDLVAHKGNPASVTECCSDMSPACISGIGSHFVNAHLSFDKFHVMQIINHAVDEVRRQEQQERPELKKSRYLWLKNQQNLKAKQRNRLEELSLAKLNLKTARADRMRLAFQECFNQPVTLAESFLKKWCFRAANSISPYPLETARSQDNDGWTHRASWAGI
- the cysS gene encoding cysteine--tRNA ligase; translation: MSSLHIYNSLTRTKEPFKPIHPGLATIYVCGPTVYGHAHLGHAKSYVSFDVVVRWLRHVGEEQGYKVRYVQNITDVGHLTDDADEGEDKIQKQARQERIEPMEVAQYYTRSFYEDMDRLGVERPNIAPTATGHIPEQIALVERLIESGHAYESNGNVYFDVNSFEGYGKLSGRTDQEALQSGGRVAERSDKRNPSDFALWKKAEPGHIMKWQSPWGEGYPGWHLECSAMAMKYLGDTIDIHGGGMENKFPHHDCEIAQSEAATGKPFVRYWMHNNMVTVDGVKMGKSLKNFVNLKELFGKFDPLVIRFFILQSHYRSPLDFSEAAIRASQSGFEKLQETYKRLVESAEGKGQLDVATFEQKITDALNDDFNTPVAIAVLFEFIKALNGALDKDGLDAASKSGAQNLFDSYAGKVLGILKSRDELLAGESGESAQTLNDVMAVLLELRKEARASKDFATSDKIRDLLMERGIEIKDTREGATWSKKKA